The following are from one region of the Phycisphaerales bacterium genome:
- a CDS encoding peroxidase family protein yields the protein MDAKSVMTAGGLLLAAGLCGPAWAQDAPADDPSVQRDPADPVLQNRPEMPGRRSSLVQRGYVSRWMPALPLGNPNGPGVDDPATYPDEFRTIHGRFNNPVVPWLGSTGQPFLRKAPAAYGDGAGRIPARADGSSARAISQAIADQAGEDMPSNVGNSNMFWLWGQFLDHDMDETPIAVPIERFDIVVPTGDPWFDPDHSGSQLIEMDRSGYQLSAGPREQINGLTAFIDASNVYGADNQRADELRALDGTGRMKTSDGDLLPYNVNQFPNAPTHLDRTLFLAGDVRCNEQVSLTAIHTLFVREHNYWADQIRAANPTLSGDEVYERARGIVGGIMQAITYNEFLPLLLGPDALPPYAGYDSSVDPSISNMFAAAAFRMGHSMLPAFLPRMNSDGTEADEGHLSLAQAFFQPTHIGRYGIDSILRGMAMKPAQQLDAHIISDVRNFLFGIPGDGGFDLAALNIQRGRDHGLPDFNSVREAYGLERISNFAGVTSDSEMQAKLASVYADCDQIDPWVGFLVEDTAPGAMVGETLKAVLADQFTRLRDGDRFWYEAYLPTDLVDTVNQQTLSTIIRRHTSIGDEILDNAFMAPVGCPADLDEDGTLTIFDFLAFQTFFDAGDLKADFNDDGVLDIFDFLVFQNAFDAGCD from the coding sequence ATGGATGCGAAGAGCGTGATGACCGCGGGCGGGCTGCTCCTGGCGGCAGGGCTGTGCGGACCGGCATGGGCACAGGACGCGCCGGCCGACGATCCCTCGGTCCAGCGTGATCCGGCGGATCCGGTGCTGCAGAACCGCCCCGAAATGCCGGGCCGGCGCAGTTCGCTCGTGCAGCGGGGCTACGTCTCGCGCTGGATGCCGGCGCTGCCCCTTGGCAACCCGAACGGCCCGGGCGTTGACGATCCCGCAACGTATCCCGATGAATTCCGCACCATCCACGGCCGATTCAACAACCCGGTGGTGCCGTGGTTGGGTTCGACGGGCCAGCCGTTCTTGCGCAAGGCTCCCGCGGCGTATGGCGACGGCGCAGGTCGAATCCCTGCGCGCGCCGACGGCTCGAGCGCCCGCGCCATCAGCCAGGCCATTGCCGATCAGGCGGGAGAAGACATGCCCAGCAACGTGGGCAACTCGAACATGTTCTGGCTCTGGGGCCAGTTCCTCGATCACGACATGGACGAGACGCCCATCGCCGTGCCGATCGAACGCTTCGACATCGTCGTACCGACCGGTGATCCGTGGTTCGATCCCGATCATTCGGGGTCGCAGCTTATCGAGATGGACCGCTCGGGCTACCAGTTGAGCGCCGGCCCACGTGAGCAGATTAACGGTCTGACCGCGTTCATCGACGCCTCGAACGTCTACGGCGCCGACAACCAGCGGGCAGACGAGCTCCGCGCGCTGGACGGCACGGGCCGGATGAAGACCAGCGACGGCGATCTGCTGCCGTACAACGTCAACCAGTTCCCCAACGCCCCCACCCACCTCGATCGCACGCTCTTCCTTGCCGGCGACGTGCGATGCAACGAGCAGGTCTCGCTGACGGCCATCCATACGCTGTTCGTACGCGAGCACAACTACTGGGCCGACCAGATCCGTGCGGCCAACCCGACGCTCTCCGGCGACGAGGTCTACGAGCGCGCCCGCGGAATCGTGGGCGGCATCATGCAGGCGATCACCTACAACGAGTTCCTCCCGTTGCTGCTTGGGCCCGATGCCCTGCCCCCGTACGCCGGGTACGACTCAAGTGTGGACCCGAGCATCTCGAACATGTTCGCCGCGGCCGCGTTCCGCATGGGGCACTCGATGCTGCCCGCCTTCCTGCCGCGCATGAACAGCGACGGCACCGAGGCCGACGAGGGACACCTGTCGCTCGCCCAGGCGTTCTTCCAGCCCACGCACATTGGTCGCTACGGGATCGACAGCATCCTGCGCGGTATGGCCATGAAGCCTGCCCAGCAGCTCGACGCCCACATCATCTCCGACGTGCGCAACTTCCTCTTTGGCATCCCGGGCGACGGCGGGTTCGACCTGGCAGCCCTGAACATCCAGCGTGGCCGCGATCACGGCCTGCCCGACTTCAACTCCGTCCGCGAGGCCTACGGCCTGGAGCGCATCTCGAACTTCGCGGGGGTCACCAGCGACAGCGAGATGCAGGCCAAGCTCGCATCGGTCTATGCGGACTGCGACCAGATCGATCCCTGGGTCGGATTCCTCGTTGAGGACACCGCGCCCGGCGCCATGGTGGGCGAGACGCTCAAGGCGGTGCTGGCCGACCAGTTCACCCGTTTGCGCGATGGCGATCGGTTCTGGTACGAGGCATACCTGCCCACCGATCTCGTGGACACGGTCAATCAGCAAACCCTCTCAACCATCATCCGTCGGCATACCAGCATCGGCGACGAAATCCTCGACAA
- a CDS encoding GC-type dockerin domain-anchored protein has product MKAPTSLAAVMFSAVSAFAQCPDYALDDGSGGFTIGPSEFDAVVTWGNYFLADAGCPWLNEVSVSFPGSLPVGTPITVLVYGDPDGDGDPTNATLLSAASHASRATSTSTFATYAIRPTHVGEGGFFVAVAAFVPQRQAVARMDQDTLGAHSWLFYDGELLTDLGAAPFILRMSDSPFNGTWMVRTRAEAAGCPIDLDGDGSATVFDFLAFQTAFDAGDLTADFDGDLSLTLFDFLAFQTAFNAEC; this is encoded by the coding sequence ATGAAAGCACCAACCTCCCTCGCCGCCGTGATGTTCTCCGCCGTTTCCGCGTTCGCCCAGTGCCCCGACTACGCCCTCGACGATGGCTCGGGTGGGTTCACCATCGGACCCAGCGAGTTCGATGCGGTGGTCACCTGGGGCAATTACTTCCTAGCCGACGCGGGGTGCCCGTGGCTGAATGAGGTGAGCGTGTCGTTCCCCGGCAGCTTGCCCGTGGGCACGCCGATTACGGTGTTGGTGTACGGCGACCCGGACGGCGACGGAGACCCAACGAACGCCACCCTGCTCTCGGCGGCCTCGCACGCGTCGCGAGCGACGTCAACGAGCACCTTTGCGACGTACGCCATTCGCCCGACGCACGTGGGCGAGGGGGGGTTCTTCGTCGCGGTTGCCGCGTTCGTGCCGCAGCGGCAGGCCGTGGCGCGGATGGATCAGGACACCCTCGGCGCCCATAGCTGGCTGTTCTACGACGGGGAATTGCTGACCGACCTCGGCGCGGCCCCTTTCATCCTGCGGATGAGCGACAGCCCGTTCAACGGCACATGGATGGTGCGGACCCGGGCCGAGGCCGCCGGCTGCCCGATCGACCTGGACGGCGATGGATCGGCCACGGTGTTCGACTTCCTGGCCTTCCAGACGGCCTTCGACGCCGGGGACCTGACGGCCGACTTCGATGGCGATCTGAGCCTGACGCTCTTCGATTTTCTGGCGTTCCAGACCGCCTTCAATGCCGAATGCTGA
- a CDS encoding thiolase family protein, giving the protein MSNQPVIVAAKRTPIGKFFGSLASTPSPQLGAYAIKAAMEQVPALKGDMVDECVMGCVLQAGLGQNPARQAGLKAGLPDTLSAKTINKVCGSGLEAVMMAAQSIKAGDNDVVVAGGMENMTGSPHFSHVRMGVKFGDTKLVDVMAHDGLRCAFECWMMGDAADHIARKFDVSREEQDRFAAQSHQRAEKATNEGWFKDEMVALTGEQLGNRKVPGPEGGCSTDEGIRPGSTAEGLAKLRPAFNPKEGTVTAGNASQINDGAAATIVMSESKASELGIKPMAKVIAYATSGVSPKDIFAAPITGVQNVLKKAGLSVDDIDLFELNEAFAAQVLSNIKELGISEDKLNVAGGGIALGHPIGASGTRVLTTLLHQMQRTGAKRGLAGLCLGGGNSVAMVVEAV; this is encoded by the coding sequence ATGAGCAACCAGCCTGTTATTGTCGCCGCCAAGCGCACCCCCATCGGCAAGTTCTTCGGCAGCCTCGCCAGCACGCCCTCGCCCCAACTTGGCGCCTACGCCATCAAGGCCGCGATGGAGCAGGTGCCGGCGCTCAAGGGCGACATGGTCGACGAGTGCGTCATGGGCTGCGTGCTGCAAGCCGGGCTTGGCCAGAATCCCGCCCGCCAGGCCGGGCTCAAGGCCGGCTTGCCCGACACGCTTTCCGCCAAGACTATCAACAAGGTCTGCGGCTCGGGCCTCGAGGCCGTCATGATGGCTGCTCAGTCGATCAAGGCTGGCGACAACGACGTCGTCGTCGCCGGCGGTATGGAAAACATGACTGGCTCGCCCCACTTCAGCCACGTGCGCATGGGCGTCAAGTTCGGCGACACCAAGCTCGTCGACGTCATGGCCCACGACGGCCTGCGCTGCGCCTTCGAGTGCTGGATGATGGGCGACGCGGCCGACCACATCGCGCGCAAGTTCGACGTCAGCCGCGAAGAGCAGGACCGCTTCGCCGCCCAGAGCCACCAGCGCGCCGAGAAGGCAACGAACGAGGGCTGGTTCAAGGACGAGATGGTCGCCCTCACCGGCGAGCAGCTGGGCAACCGCAAGGTCCCCGGCCCCGAGGGCGGCTGCAGCACCGACGAGGGCATCCGCCCGGGCAGCACCGCCGAGGGCCTGGCCAAGCTGCGCCCGGCCTTCAACCCCAAGGAGGGCACCGTGACCGCCGGCAACGCCAGCCAGATCAACGACGGCGCCGCGGCCACCATCGTGATGAGCGAGAGTAAGGCGAGCGAGCTGGGCATCAAGCCCATGGCCAAGGTCATCGCCTACGCCACCAGCGGCGTGTCGCCCAAGGACATCTTCGCCGCCCCGATCACCGGCGTGCAGAACGTGCTGAAGAAGGCCGGCCTGAGCGTCGACGACATCGACCTGTTCGAGCTCAACGAGGCCTTCGCCGCGCAGGTGCTCAGCAACATCAAGGAACTGGGCATCAGCGAGGACAAGCTCAACGTCGCCGGCGGCGGCATCGCCCTGGGCCACCCCATCGGCGCCTCGGGCACCCGCGTGCTGACGACGCTGCTGCACCAGATGCAGCGCACCGGCGCGAAGCGCGGGCTGGCTGGCCTGTGCCTGGGCGGGGGGAACAGCGTGGCGATGGTGGTGGAGGCGGTGTGA
- a CDS encoding Abi-alpha family protein, with protein sequence MSDLAIVAGAAGAGFGVMKPMAEAASDLARRLLGRPFEVAGEMLGDQIYCWQCVNRIKILDKLSAKVRESNTPVEALPPGFLVPALEAAGNTDHEGLQDLWANLLHSAIENSDDQSPMYVSILRQMGGAEALWLSDNVGEVRRGMHAIMTLEGAFQPVVYRLVALGILEHPNPQYEAKESRTVYPGVDPSKQQQNKITIQEKHGLGLGGVDTVRLSRLGLYFCGAVGLLDRK encoded by the coding sequence GTGAGCGATCTGGCAATCGTTGCTGGCGCGGCGGGCGCAGGTTTCGGCGTTATGAAGCCCATGGCCGAAGCCGCATCTGACCTTGCGCGGCGATTGCTGGGTCGGCCGTTCGAGGTTGCCGGCGAAATGCTTGGCGACCAGATCTATTGCTGGCAGTGCGTGAACCGCATCAAGATACTCGACAAGCTAAGTGCAAAGGTGAGGGAGTCCAATACTCCAGTTGAAGCCCTTCCTCCAGGGTTCCTAGTTCCGGCATTGGAAGCTGCAGGAAACACGGATCACGAGGGTCTTCAGGATCTTTGGGCGAACTTGCTACACAGCGCTATTGAGAATTCGGACGATCAGTCCCCCATGTATGTCTCAATCCTCAGGCAGATGGGCGGCGCAGAGGCGTTGTGGCTAAGCGATAACGTGGGCGAAGTTCGGCGAGGCATGCATGCCATAATGACGCTGGAGGGCGCCTTTCAGCCGGTGGTATACAGACTGGTAGCGTTGGGAATTCTTGAGCACCCGAATCCCCAGTACGAAGCGAAAGAAAGTCGAACTGTCTATCCCGGGGTCGACCCTTCAAAGCAACAGCAAAACAAGATCACGATTCAGGAGAAGCATGGCTTGGGCTTGGGTGGTGTTGATACCGTAAGACTATCTAGGCTCGGACTCTATTTTTGCGGGGCTGTGGGCCTGCTGGATCGAAAGTAG